The Deltaproteobacteria bacterium PRO3 genome has a segment encoding these proteins:
- a CDS encoding YggT family protein — MYPLGSLLVSVAKVLSILLTIYQYIVLGAVIVSWVNADPHNPIVRFLRQSTEPIFRPIRNLMPRAMFRTGIDFTPLIVFLLIVLIQNFVISLMIHYGQKLMVAG, encoded by the coding sequence ATGTACCCGCTAGGATCCCTGCTGGTCAGCGTCGCCAAGGTGCTGTCGATCCTGCTGACGATCTACCAATACATCGTCCTGGGCGCGGTCATCGTCAGCTGGGTCAACGCCGATCCCCACAACCCCATCGTGCGCTTCCTCAGACAATCTACCGAGCCGATCTTCCGCCCGATCCGCAATCTGATGCCGCGGGCGATGTTCCGCACCGGCATCGACTTCACGCCGTTGATCGTCTTCCTGCTGATCGTCCTGATCCAAAATTTCGTCATCTCCCTGATGATCCATTACGGACAGAAGCTCATGGTGGCGGGGTGA
- a CDS encoding YggS family pyridoxal phosphate-dependent enzyme — protein sequence MSPMSERLDEIHQRLAAATARSGREPGAVRLLAVSKGQSPERILELASRGQRDFGENYVQEWLEKRARVAALDPELAATLRWHFIGHLQSNKAAQIAGQVFLLHSVDSLKLARKLSAVCQSRGATQPALLEVNLGGEASKGGLEAGALLRELRDYAALPGLAWRGLMAIPPALEPAEAVRPYFRRLKSLLDECNRTGFFQDPMTELSMGMSQDFEVAVEEGATWVRVGTALFGPRQP from the coding sequence ATGAGCCCCATGTCGGAACGCCTCGATGAAATCCACCAACGCCTCGCGGCCGCGACCGCCCGCTCCGGACGCGAGCCCGGAGCGGTCCGACTCTTAGCCGTCTCGAAGGGCCAGAGCCCGGAGCGGATCCTCGAGCTCGCGTCCCGCGGCCAGCGGGATTTCGGCGAAAATTACGTCCAAGAGTGGCTGGAAAAACGCGCCCGCGTCGCCGCCCTCGACCCCGAGCTGGCGGCGACCCTCCGCTGGCACTTCATTGGACACCTGCAGAGCAACAAGGCCGCCCAGATCGCCGGCCAGGTCTTCCTGCTGCACAGCGTGGACTCGCTGAAGCTGGCCCGCAAGCTCTCCGCCGTCTGCCAGTCCCGCGGCGCGACGCAACCCGCCTTGCTCGAGGTCAACCTCGGGGGGGAAGCGAGCAAGGGCGGCCTCGAGGCCGGTGCCTTACTCCGCGAGCTCCGCGACTACGCGGCCCTGCCCGGCCTCGCCTGGCGCGGCCTGATGGCGATCCCACCGGCCCTCGAACCCGCCGAGGCCGTCCGCCCCTATTTCCGCCGGCTGAAATCCCTGCTTGACGAATGCAACCGGACGGGCTTCTTTCAGGACCCCATGACGGAGCTCTCGATGGGCATGAGCCAGGATTTCGAGGTCGCCGTCGAAGAAGGAGCGACCTGGGTGCGGGTCGGCACCGCACTGTTCGGACCGAGACAACCATGA
- a CDS encoding DUF167 domain-containing protein, translating into MYRADLPPDPQSDAAGDVPHRHRLHAVDRLPADRPDPKFRHLPDDPLRTEAHGGGVSTFPPWLQAAPGGCRLALRVQPRSSQNKILGPEGEVLKVKLHAAPEDGKANAALTELLRALFRVPRQNIKILRGEKSRSKWVEIQGLKPEEAAAAVLSLHES; encoded by the coding sequence ATCTACCGAGCCGATCTTCCGCCCGATCCGCAATCTGATGCCGCGGGCGATGTTCCGCACCGGCATCGACTTCACGCCGTTGATCGTCTTCCTGCTGATCGTCCTGATCCAAAATTTCGTCATCTCCCTGATGATCCATTACGGACAGAAGCTCATGGTGGCGGGGTGAGCACCTTCCCGCCCTGGCTGCAGGCGGCGCCCGGCGGCTGCCGGCTGGCCTTGCGGGTCCAACCCCGTTCCTCCCAAAACAAGATCCTCGGACCCGAAGGCGAAGTCCTCAAGGTCAAGCTGCACGCCGCCCCCGAAGACGGCAAGGCCAACGCGGCGCTGACCGAGCTGCTGCGCGCCCTGTTCCGCGTCCCGCGCCAAAATATAAAGATCTTGCGTGGGGAGAAAAGTCGTAGCAAATGGGTGGAGATTCAAGGCCTCAAACCGGAGGAGGCGGCGGCTGCGGTCTTGAGTCTCCATGAATCCTAA
- a CDS encoding PEGA domain-containing protein — protein MAEFHPKPFGKYFLIEKLATGGMAEIYKAKTFGVDGFEKILAIKRILPHCAVDKEFINMLVDEAKLSVLLSHTNIVQVYDLGKVGEDYFISMEFINGINLREVMNRAKEVGEKFTEDVVVYILSETCKGLDYAHSKKDNEGKPLNIVHRDISPQNILLSFEGEVKIVDFGIAKAAMNISHTMAGILKGKISYMSPEQALGKPIDRKTDIFSTGLILYEMLTGEKLFTGETQFEVLKKIRTTRLTENSFPDSIPMPLRKILAKALAYSVKDRYDNAGDMQIDLTRYLYSTYIDFTPRKLSGMMRKVFAQEIETKIAPKKEDVAIDSKTRSIMIDAVAQENLVHRDNDEVTGGIVDKQPTQTFIESFISGQDEELPEITRTGQTLEPTPTPKPAAKAPAAAPKPAAPEAKPKAAKPPKEPKPAKSKKWLAYPIAAMLLIGTAAGLYFKTDWFKPPPPPPPEVFGVLQINSTPEGAQVFLNDSETKLVTPATLKDVKVGEPQKVTLKKPKFKDWTKTVTLADPNPVSLTPTLEVIPVGTIKVVTTPPGAKILVDGKETGKVSPATLEDLPLSQTYSLKLELDKHRPIEERVTVYSIEPMEFNKKLEEIFFAPIRVGSNPAGARIYLNNNDTGLSTPATLPDQEVGKRYTLRLARQGYQDIVRSIDLNDKAGASLQERLVKVEEKTPDQIAQEKLKQEQERQKQLELERQKQAQQQQGKETDTQKQQADKLKAQQEAERLKAQQEADKQKQAQKEKEAQAQKDKEKQAGKETETGGETFVALSSNPKGADVFINGVRKGSAPGKWKVAAGSPLEITVSKSGLSTVTKVVTLRPGETRNLGTINLGGTGADSGAAGIVVVDSNPPGAMVLLNGQPQKTTPLRIKGLRPATTHTITVKKDGYETWSTSFTVGEGTKSFMANLKKL, from the coding sequence ATGGCTGAATTTCATCCAAAACCCTTCGGGAAGTACTTCTTGATCGAAAAGCTCGCCACCGGCGGGATGGCCGAGATCTACAAGGCCAAAACCTTCGGCGTGGACGGCTTCGAGAAGATTCTCGCCATCAAGCGCATCCTCCCCCACTGCGCGGTCGACAAAGAGTTCATCAACATGCTGGTCGACGAGGCCAAGCTGTCGGTGCTCCTGTCGCATACCAACATCGTGCAGGTCTACGACCTGGGCAAGGTCGGCGAGGACTATTTCATCTCGATGGAGTTCATCAACGGCATCAACCTCCGCGAGGTGATGAACCGGGCCAAGGAAGTCGGCGAAAAATTCACCGAGGACGTCGTCGTCTACATCCTGAGCGAGACCTGCAAGGGCCTCGACTACGCGCATTCCAAGAAGGACAACGAGGGCAAGCCGCTCAACATCGTCCACCGCGACATCAGCCCCCAGAACATCCTGCTCAGCTTCGAAGGCGAGGTGAAGATCGTCGACTTCGGCATCGCCAAAGCCGCGATGAACATCAGCCACACGATGGCGGGCATCCTCAAGGGCAAGATCAGCTACATGTCGCCCGAGCAGGCCCTGGGCAAGCCGATCGACCGGAAGACCGACATCTTCTCCACCGGCCTGATCCTCTACGAGATGCTCACCGGCGAGAAGCTCTTCACGGGCGAGACGCAATTCGAGGTGCTCAAGAAAATCCGCACCACGCGGCTCACCGAGAACTCCTTCCCCGATTCGATCCCGATGCCGCTGCGTAAGATCCTGGCCAAGGCCCTCGCCTATTCGGTGAAGGACCGCTACGACAACGCGGGGGACATGCAGATCGACCTGACGCGCTACCTGTATTCGACCTACATCGACTTCACGCCCCGCAAGCTATCGGGAATGATGCGCAAGGTCTTCGCCCAGGAGATCGAGACCAAGATCGCGCCCAAGAAGGAAGACGTCGCGATCGACTCCAAGACCCGCTCCATCATGATCGACGCGGTGGCCCAAGAAAACCTGGTGCACCGCGACAACGACGAGGTGACCGGCGGGATCGTCGACAAACAGCCGACCCAGACCTTCATCGAATCCTTCATCTCGGGGCAGGACGAAGAGCTCCCCGAGATCACCCGGACCGGCCAAACCCTCGAGCCAACGCCGACGCCCAAGCCAGCGGCTAAGGCCCCGGCGGCCGCGCCCAAGCCGGCCGCCCCCGAGGCCAAGCCCAAGGCCGCCAAACCGCCCAAAGAGCCCAAACCCGCCAAGTCGAAAAAATGGCTGGCCTACCCCATCGCCGCCATGCTCCTGATCGGCACCGCGGCGGGCCTCTATTTCAAGACCGATTGGTTCAAGCCGCCGCCCCCGCCCCCGCCGGAGGTCTTCGGGGTCCTGCAGATCAATTCGACGCCGGAGGGCGCTCAGGTCTTCCTCAACGACAGCGAGACCAAGCTGGTGACGCCAGCCACCCTGAAGGACGTCAAGGTCGGCGAGCCCCAGAAGGTCACCCTGAAGAAGCCCAAATTCAAGGATTGGACCAAGACCGTCACGCTGGCCGACCCCAACCCCGTCTCCCTGACTCCGACCCTCGAGGTCATCCCGGTCGGCACGATCAAGGTCGTCACCACGCCGCCCGGCGCCAAGATCCTCGTCGACGGTAAGGAGACGGGCAAGGTCAGCCCCGCGACCCTCGAGGACCTCCCGCTCTCCCAGACCTATTCGCTCAAGCTCGAGCTCGACAAGCACCGGCCCATCGAAGAGCGCGTCACGGTCTATTCCATCGAGCCGATGGAGTTTAACAAAAAGCTCGAGGAGATCTTCTTCGCCCCGATCCGCGTCGGCAGCAACCCGGCGGGGGCGCGGATCTACCTCAACAACAACGACACCGGGCTCAGCACCCCGGCCACCCTGCCCGACCAAGAGGTCGGCAAACGCTACACCCTCCGCCTCGCCCGGCAGGGATATCAAGACATCGTCCGTTCCATCGACTTAAACGACAAGGCCGGAGCCTCCCTGCAAGAACGGCTGGTCAAGGTGGAGGAAAAGACCCCCGACCAGATCGCCCAAGAAAAGCTCAAGCAGGAGCAGGAGCGGCAGAAACAACTGGAGCTGGAACGGCAAAAGCAGGCCCAGCAACAACAGGGCAAAGAGACCGATACGCAGAAGCAACAGGCCGACAAATTGAAGGCCCAGCAGGAGGCCGAACGCCTGAAGGCGCAGCAAGAGGCCGACAAGCAGAAGCAGGCCCAAAAAGAGAAGGAAGCCCAGGCCCAGAAGGATAAAGAAAAACAGGCCGGCAAAGAGACCGAGACCGGCGGCGAGACCTTCGTCGCCTTGAGCAGCAATCCCAAGGGCGCCGACGTCTTCATCAACGGCGTGCGCAAGGGCAGCGCGCCAGGCAAGTGGAAGGTGGCGGCCGGCTCGCCGCTGGAGATCACGGTCAGCAAGAGCGGCTTGTCCACCGTCACCAAGGTCGTGACGCTGCGGCCCGGGGAGACGAGGAATTTGGGCACGATCAACCTCGGCGGCACCGGCGCCGATTCCGGGGCCGCCGGCATCGTGGTGGTGGATTCCAACCCGCCAGGCGCGATGGTCCTGCTCAACGGACAGCCGCAGAAGACGACCCCCCTGCGCATCAAGGGCCTGCGGCCGGCCACCACGCACACGATCACCGTCAAGAAGGACGGCTATGAGACCTGGTCGACCAGCTTCACCGTCGGCGAGGGCACCAAATCCTTCATGGCCAACCTGAAAAAACTGTAA
- a CDS encoding tetratricopeptide repeat protein encodes MVIPKNPQGPAVAPDSAGAASDPGSSGPPWLNALGELLDKIDPKDSEKALKDLEEFINGDFTWAQVQGIPQQMLLDVAERGYLKFKGGRLKDAEIIFKGLAILDHKTAYYHTALGAIYQKQENYLDALAEYTVAVELDPEDATAYVNRGEIYYLLGLEDEPLQDFDSAIKLDPEGKDPWANRARFLKKQVLDELAEIKAAEAPRT; translated from the coding sequence ATGGTCATTCCGAAAAACCCCCAAGGTCCGGCCGTTGCCCCCGATTCCGCGGGTGCGGCCTCGGATCCCGGCTCCTCAGGTCCTCCGTGGCTGAACGCCCTTGGCGAGTTGCTCGATAAGATCGATCCCAAGGACTCCGAAAAAGCCCTCAAAGACCTCGAAGAGTTCATCAACGGCGATTTCACTTGGGCGCAGGTCCAGGGGATTCCCCAGCAGATGTTGCTGGACGTGGCGGAACGCGGTTATTTGAAATTCAAGGGAGGACGCCTGAAGGACGCGGAGATCATCTTTAAAGGTCTCGCCATCCTCGACCATAAGACCGCTTATTACCATACGGCACTGGGGGCGATTTACCAGAAGCAAGAAAACTACCTGGACGCCCTGGCCGAATATACCGTGGCGGTGGAGCTAGACCCCGAAGACGCCACGGCTTACGTCAACCGCGGGGAGATATATTATCTGTTGGGGCTCGAAGACGAACCCCTTCAGGACTTTGACAGCGCGATCAAGCTCGACCCCGAGGGGAAAGATCCTTGGGCCAATCGGGCGCGCTTTTTGAAGAAGCAGGTGCTCGACGAGCTGGCGGAGATCAAGGCCGCCGAGGCGCCTAGGACCTGA
- a CDS encoding pyrroline-5-carboxylate reductase, whose translation MKLKSKYRYGFIGIGKMAQAILGSMLRAGLAKPSEVLVSDPSATTLREAARRFRVATTVENAEVAKRCEWIWLGTKPFHAAEVLRGISPDLRKGQTLLSMMAGVSTRSLRRWAGPAPALVRFMPNTPALLGAGATGVYFAAGIPPTLRKRAEKIFAAMGKYIAVPREALLDGVTGLSGSGPAFVYLVALGLIEGGRRAGLKPDQAKALAVQTLLGASRMLAESGQAPETLIQHVATKGGTTEAGLKVLEDRGLRAILAEAVAAATRRAAEIREQNECTR comes from the coding sequence ATGAAACTGAAATCCAAATACCGCTACGGCTTCATCGGCATCGGCAAGATGGCCCAAGCCATCCTGGGTAGCATGCTGCGCGCGGGCCTCGCCAAGCCCTCGGAGGTGCTGGTCTCCGACCCTTCCGCCACCACCCTGCGCGAGGCCGCGCGGCGTTTCCGCGTCGCGACGACCGTCGAAAATGCCGAGGTCGCGAAGCGCTGCGAGTGGATCTGGCTCGGCACCAAGCCCTTCCATGCCGCGGAGGTGCTGAGGGGCATCTCTCCGGACCTGCGCAAGGGCCAAACCCTGCTCTCGATGATGGCGGGCGTCTCCACGCGAAGCCTGCGGCGTTGGGCGGGCCCCGCACCCGCGCTGGTCCGCTTCATGCCCAACACCCCCGCCCTGCTGGGCGCCGGGGCCACCGGCGTATATTTCGCCGCCGGAATCCCTCCCACGCTTCGCAAACGCGCGGAAAAGATCTTCGCGGCCATGGGGAAATACATCGCGGTTCCGCGGGAGGCCCTGCTCGACGGCGTCACGGGCCTGAGCGGTAGCGGTCCGGCCTTCGTTTATCTGGTCGCCCTGGGCCTGATCGAAGGCGGACGACGCGCGGGGCTGAAGCCGGATCAGGCCAAGGCCCTCGCCGTTCAAACCCTGTTGGGGGCCTCGCGGATGCTAGCCGAGTCGGGCCAAGCACCGGAAACCTTGATCCAGCATGTCGCCACCAAGGGCGGCACCACCGAGGCGGGCCTAAAGGTCTTGGAGGATCGCGGCCTGCGGGCCATCCTCGCCGAGGCCGTGGCCGCCGCGACCCGGCGGGCCGCCGAAATTCGGGAGCAAAACGAATGTACCCGCTAG
- a CDS encoding ABC transporter permease has product MAESASMRISGLGQVFAKAGGGFLDLMDYLGGVAKLAAVFFKTLVRKSFPLGETVKQFEEVGIKSASLTNLIALFTGLVLAVQFIVGLKRFGLQLYTGQIIGIAITRELGPVLTSLMIAARVGAGITAELGSMKVTEQVSAVEAMGANPIQRLVVPRVVATTLCAPILTVIADFIGIIGGMIITTADTGVGARYYLNQITTTVQMIDFGSGIAKTFFFGFFIGIIACYQGLITTGGTEGVGRSTTLSVVYSSICIFVSDFFLTKLFLLF; this is encoded by the coding sequence ATGGCTGAATCGGCTTCCATGCGGATTTCCGGGCTGGGGCAGGTCTTCGCCAAGGCGGGCGGGGGCTTCCTTGATTTGATGGACTACCTGGGCGGGGTCGCCAAGCTGGCCGCGGTCTTTTTCAAGACCTTGGTGCGCAAGTCCTTTCCCCTGGGCGAGACCGTCAAGCAATTCGAGGAGGTCGGCATCAAGTCGGCCTCGCTCACCAACCTGATCGCCCTGTTTACCGGCTTGGTCTTGGCGGTGCAGTTCATCGTCGGCCTCAAGCGCTTCGGCCTGCAACTCTACACCGGGCAGATCATCGGCATCGCCATCACCCGCGAGTTGGGACCGGTGCTCACTTCGCTGATGATCGCGGCGCGCGTCGGCGCCGGCATCACCGCCGAGCTGGGGTCGATGAAGGTCACCGAGCAAGTCTCCGCCGTCGAGGCGATGGGCGCCAACCCCATCCAGAGGCTGGTGGTGCCGCGCGTCGTGGCCACCACGCTCTGCGCGCCCATCCTCACCGTCATCGCCGACTTTATCGGGATCATCGGCGGCATGATCATCACCACCGCGGACACCGGCGTCGGCGCGCGGTACTATCTCAACCAGATTACGACCACCGTCCAGATGATCGACTTCGGCAGCGGGATCGCGAAGACCTTTTTCTTCGGGTTCTTCATCGGCATCATCGCCTGTTACCAGGGCTTGATCACGACGGGCGGCACCGAGGGCGTCGGCCGCTCTACGACCCTGTCGGTGGTCTACAGCTCGATCTGCATCTTCGTCTCGGACTTCTTTCTAACCAAGCTGTTTTTGCTGTTCTAG
- a CDS encoding ABC transporter ATP-binding protein — MDAFIRFQHIKKSFDEKVIYTDLNLDIFRGETITIIGGSGTGKSVMLKLLLVLMRPDSGEIFFDGEDVLKIDEDQLIGVRKRVGMLFQGGALFDSMTVFDNVAYPLYEHFKDYSEEKIAKIVHEKLEVIGLPDTADMMPSDLSGGMKKRVALARAIATDPEVILYDEPTTGLDPTNTNRINDLILDLQKRFKVTSIVVTHDMASAFKVSDRLALLYDKKIEFVGTKAEVDRSTNEVVRKFISGQIGE, encoded by the coding sequence ATGGACGCCTTTATCCGCTTCCAACATATTAAGAAGTCCTTTGATGAAAAGGTGATTTACACCGACCTGAACCTCGACATCTTCAGGGGCGAGACGATCACCATCATCGGGGGTTCGGGGACGGGCAAAAGCGTCATGCTCAAGCTGCTGCTGGTCCTGATGCGGCCGGACTCCGGCGAGATCTTCTTCGACGGCGAGGATGTGCTTAAAATCGACGAGGATCAATTGATCGGCGTCCGCAAGCGGGTGGGGATGCTTTTTCAAGGCGGGGCCCTGTTCGACTCGATGACGGTGTTCGACAACGTGGCCTATCCGCTTTACGAGCATTTCAAGGACTACAGCGAGGAAAAGATCGCGAAGATCGTCCACGAGAAGCTCGAGGTCATCGGCCTGCCCGACACCGCCGACATGATGCCCTCGGATCTCTCCGGCGGCATGAAAAAGCGCGTGGCCCTGGCTCGCGCCATCGCCACCGATCCCGAGGTCATCCTCTACGATGAGCCGACCACGGGCCTGGATCCGACCAACACCAATCGGATCAACGACCTGATTTTGGACCTGCAGAAGCGTTTCAAGGTGACCTCCATCGTCGTGACTCACGACATGGCGAGCGCCTTCAAGGTCAGCGACCGCCTGGCCTTGCTTTACGACAAGAAAATCGAATTCGTGGGAACGAAGGCGGAAGTCGATCGTTCCACCAACGAAGTCGTCCGGAAGTTCATCTCCGGACAGATCGGGGAATAG
- a CDS encoding tetratricopeptide repeat protein, translated as MPMTAEERGASKLHDPTPQRRKYVIELLYKFMTNQISFAQMTGISQKDLYLLSEVGHVKLKHGRVDEAKRIFDCLVQIDHKNPFYHACLGSIYQKMNKFVDAVYEFSEALKFKKDDVSALVNRGEIYLIHKNFKKAAEDFRAAILLDPLGKNTFANRARSLVIAIKRNLQAQKAVAGKAGPAAAAPGLPGAGPVPGGRPALPARGKPMPKGR; from the coding sequence ATGCCGATGACCGCCGAGGAGCGGGGTGCGAGCAAGTTGCACGACCCCACGCCCCAAAGGCGGAAGTACGTCATCGAGCTGCTCTACAAGTTCATGACCAACCAGATCTCCTTCGCGCAAATGACGGGGATCAGCCAGAAGGACCTCTACCTGCTCTCCGAGGTCGGCCACGTCAAGCTCAAGCACGGCCGCGTCGACGAGGCGAAGCGCATCTTCGACTGCCTGGTGCAAATCGACCACAAGAATCCCTTCTATCACGCCTGCCTCGGCTCGATTTATCAAAAGATGAACAAGTTCGTGGACGCGGTCTACGAGTTCTCCGAGGCCCTCAAGTTCAAGAAGGACGACGTCTCGGCCCTGGTCAACCGCGGCGAGATCTACCTGATCCACAAGAATTTCAAGAAGGCGGCCGAAGACTTCCGCGCCGCCATCCTGCTCGACCCCCTGGGTAAGAACACCTTCGCCAACCGCGCGCGCTCGCTGGTCATCGCGATCAAGCGCAACTTGCAGGCGCAGAAGGCCGTGGCCGGAAAGGCCGGGCCCGCGGCCGCGGCGCCGGGACTTCCGGGCGCCGGTCCGGTTCCGGGCGGGCGTCCCGCCTTGCCGGCGCGGGGCAAGCCGATGCCCAAGGGGCGGTAA
- a CDS encoding MCE family protein, which translates to MKVKTSQQVRVGVFVFIGLALSMVVIFLLGGGFAFLSRQYYLYGRFKDISGLRLDAPVFLAGIQVGKVDQIVFPKDLNQREVIVKLLIQKQYQDRIREDSQASVTTQGLLGDKAIFISMGSPDYAELKEGETLKIKEGLSLEAISDRGTELLDNINKLSKNINGLVDDVKTKEGMVHALIYDTEGKEIVKDLSRLTKTAQSVVQQVQSGRGMLHALIYDPVRKDIGKAFSQTAENLKSASKNFDSISTTIAKGEGSVGGLINDPTVYYDLMTLLGKANRNKLLRTVIRATLATNEKDLIEK; encoded by the coding sequence ATGAAAGTCAAAACCTCCCAGCAAGTTCGCGTCGGCGTCTTTGTCTTCATCGGACTGGCGCTTTCGATGGTGGTCATTTTCCTCTTGGGCGGCGGATTCGCCTTTCTCTCCCGGCAATACTATCTCTACGGTCGCTTCAAGGATATCAGCGGGCTGCGCTTGGACGCACCGGTTTTCCTGGCGGGCATCCAAGTGGGCAAGGTGGACCAGATCGTCTTTCCCAAAGATCTGAACCAGCGGGAGGTCATCGTCAAGCTGCTCATCCAGAAGCAGTACCAAGACCGGATCCGCGAGGACAGCCAGGCCAGCGTCACAACGCAGGGTCTTTTGGGCGACAAGGCGATCTTTATCAGTATGGGAAGCCCCGATTACGCCGAGCTGAAGGAGGGCGAGACCCTCAAGATCAAGGAAGGTCTCTCGCTCGAGGCGATTTCGGATCGCGGCACCGAGCTGCTCGACAACATCAACAAGCTTTCCAAGAACATCAACGGACTGGTCGACGACGTGAAGACCAAGGAGGGCATGGTCCATGCCCTGATCTACGACACGGAGGGCAAGGAGATCGTGAAGGACCTTTCCCGCCTGACCAAGACGGCCCAGTCGGTGGTCCAGCAGGTCCAGTCGGGCCGCGGCATGCTCCACGCCCTGATCTACGATCCGGTGCGCAAGGACATCGGCAAGGCCTTCTCGCAGACCGCCGAAAATCTTAAGTCGGCCTCCAAAAATTTCGACTCGATCAGCACCACGATCGCGAAGGGCGAGGGCAGCGTCGGCGGCCTGATCAACGACCCCACGGTCTACTACGACCTGATGACCTTGCTTGGAAAAGCGAACCGTAATAAACTATTGCGCACCGTCATCCGCGCGACCCTCGCGACCAACGAAAAAGATCTGATCGAAAAATGA
- a CDS encoding zinc ribbon domain-containing protein, which produces MPVYEYACTQCGKHFEELQKVSDKPLKKCKNCGGKLERLISQTSFALKGGGWYKDGYSSSKPAESGKGKAKESTAAEKPAAKTGGSSGS; this is translated from the coding sequence ATGCCGGTCTATGAGTATGCCTGCACGCAGTGCGGCAAACACTTCGAAGAACTCCAAAAGGTCAGCGATAAGCCCTTGAAAAAATGCAAGAATTGCGGAGGCAAGCTGGAAAGGCTGATCTCCCAGACCTCCTTCGCCCTGAAGGGCGGAGGCTGGTACAAGGACGGTTATTCCAGCTCCAAACCCGCGGAATCGGGCAAGGGAAAGGCGAAGGAATCGACCGCCGCAGAAAAGCCGGCGGCCAAAACGGGCGGCTCCAGCGGCTCCTAA
- a CDS encoding FHA domain-containing protein: protein MEETRDVVSLRKCQLRVITGPDEKKKFDLNRKITRIGKKEDNEVALLDNTVSRHHVEIEMTADSYLLKDLNSTNGTFINGLRVKEAYLSPGDVIKIGNTEIEFVAFDEKVRIEPSPNQQFGELVGKSRKMRQIFSLLEKVSPSLATVIIEGETGTGKELVARAIHGASLRKDKPFIVFDCSAVAPTLIESELFGHEKGAFTGAIKQRKGAFEAAFGGTVFLDEIGELTLDLQPKLLRALEQREIKRVGSNEKIDLDVRVVCATNRDLRKEVDEGRFREDLYYRLSVVKVHIPALRERSEDIPLIIKKFLEHGRFNRLPDGSLKVVRVEDDALKLLQRYQWPGNVRELANVIERVVSMADGDTISASNLSYVFQEMEQMVEPTEKMSVDTSLPFKEAKQKVVEIFEKDYLEELLKRNNYNVSRASREAQIDRKHLRNLLKKYEINAPDDDEED, encoded by the coding sequence ATGGAAGAGACTCGCGACGTGGTTTCGCTGCGCAAGTGCCAGCTACGCGTCATCACCGGCCCGGACGAGAAGAAAAAATTCGACCTCAACCGCAAGATCACCCGCATCGGCAAAAAAGAGGACAACGAGGTCGCCCTGCTCGACAACACCGTCAGCCGCCACCACGTCGAGATCGAAATGACGGCGGACTCCTACCTGTTGAAAGATCTCAACAGCACCAACGGCACCTTCATCAACGGCCTGCGCGTCAAGGAGGCCTACCTAAGCCCCGGCGACGTGATCAAGATCGGCAACACCGAGATCGAATTCGTCGCCTTCGACGAGAAGGTCCGCATCGAACCCTCGCCCAACCAGCAATTCGGCGAGTTGGTCGGAAAAAGCCGGAAGATGCGCCAGATCTTCTCGCTGCTCGAGAAGGTCTCCCCCAGCCTGGCGACCGTCATCATCGAGGGCGAGACCGGCACCGGAAAAGAGCTGGTCGCCCGCGCCATCCACGGCGCCAGCCTGCGCAAGGACAAGCCCTTTATCGTCTTCGACTGCTCGGCGGTGGCCCCCACCCTCATCGAGTCCGAGCTCTTCGGCCACGAGAAGGGGGCCTTCACCGGGGCGATCAAGCAGCGCAAGGGCGCCTTCGAGGCGGCCTTCGGCGGCACGGTCTTTTTGGACGAAATCGGCGAGCTCACCTTGGACCTGCAGCCCAAGCTACTGCGCGCCCTCGAGCAGCGCGAGATCAAGCGGGTCGGCAGCAACGAGAAAATCGACCTGGACGTCCGCGTGGTCTGCGCGACCAACCGCGACCTGCGCAAGGAGGTCGACGAGGGCCGCTTCCGCGAGGACCTCTACTACCGCCTCTCGGTGGTCAAGGTGCACATCCCGGCCCTGCGCGAGCGCTCCGAGGACATCCCGCTGATCATCAAGAAGTTCCTCGAACACGGCCGCTTCAACCGCCTGCCCGACGGCAGCCTCAAGGTGGTGCGCGTCGAGGACGACGCGCTCAAGCTCTTGCAGCGTTACCAATGGCCCGGCAACGTCCGCGAACTGGCCAACGTCATCGAGCGCGTGGTCTCGATGGCCGACGGCGACACGATCAGCGCCTCCAACCTAAGCTACGTCTTCCAAGAGATGGAGCAGATGGTCGAGCCCACCGAGAAGATGAGCGTCGACACCTCCCTCCCCTTCAAAGAGGCCAAGCAGAAGGTCGTCGAGATCTTCGAGAAGGATTACCTGGAAGAGCTGCTCAAGCGGAACAACTACAACGTCAGCCGCGCCAGCCGCGAGGCCCAGATCGACCGAAAGCACCTGCGCAATCTCTTGAAGAAGTACGAGATCAATGCGCCGGACGACGACGAAGAGGATTGA